Part of the Xanthomonas sp. SI genome is shown below.
CGAGAACGGATTGCGGGTGATCTCGTAGATGTGCCAGCCGACCGTGACCGCGACGATCTGGTAGGACAGCATCGCGCAGATGCGATAGGCCAGCACCAGCGCGAAACCGGGATGGGCCAGTAGCGTGCGCAGGCTCTGTGCAGGCGGCGGGAGCGGGGCGCTCATGCCTGCGCGCGCGCACTGTCCTGGATGAACGCCAGGATCGCGGCCAGGCCGTTGCTGCGGGTCGGCGACAGGTGCTTGCCCAGGCCGATCGCGGCGACGAAGTCCGGCGCGGTGGCCAGGATCTGCGCTGCGCTGCGCCCGGAATAGACCCGCAGCGCCAGGTAGATCAGGCCGGAGACGATCGCCGAATCGCTGATCGCATGGAACACCAGCCGCTGCGCGTCGCCCTCGGGCACGATCCACACCATCGACTGGCAGCCGTGCAGGCGATGCTGCTCGGTCTTCCACTCCTCGGGGAACGCCGGCAGCTTGCGGCCCAGATCGATCAGGTACTGGTAGCGCTCGGACCAGTCGCCGAAGAAGCCGAATTCCTCGGCGATGGCGGCCTGCGCGTCGGCGGGCGTGGGTTCGAGCGGGAAATCGGTATCGGTCATCGCAAATCCAAGATCAATCGGTAAAGCCCCTCTCCCTCCGGCGACCGTAGGGAGTCCCCGTGGGAGAGAGGGGTTGGGGTGAGGGTAGGGCGCAGCCTCGTTAGAAATTGATGCCAGCCGCTTCGTCCGTACCCTTATCGAGTGTTGCCGTACCCTCATCCGCCCCTTCGGGGCACCTTCTCCCGAGGGGAGAAGGGAAAATCTCAGCCACGCTTCCAACGTACGCCTTGCGCGGTGTCTTCCAATACCACGCCTTCCTCGGCCAGCTCCTGGCGGATCGCGTCGGCGCGGGCGAAATCTCGGTTCTTCTTTGCGACGGTACGTTCGTCGATCAGCGCCTGGATGCGCGCATCGTCGCCGTCGCCGACGCCGCGGTTGAACCAGGCCTCGGGCGTCTGCTGCAGCAGGCCCAGCGCCAGGCCGGCACCGAGCAGGTCGGACTTGGCCTGCTGCAATTGCGCCTGCAGCTGTGCGTCGCGCGTTGTTTCAGGACCGCCGGCCGGCGCGAGCAGCTGCCGCGCCACCGTCGCGATCCGCGCCACTTCGGCCAGCGCCTGCGGCGTGTTGAGGTCGTCTTCCAGCGCGGCCTCGATCGCCTGCGGGATCGACGCGGTGGCCTGCACCGCGTCCAGCGCGCGCAAGGTGCCGTACAGCCGGTCCAGGGTGTTCTTGCATTGCTCGATCAGCGCATCGGACCAATCCAGCGGCTGCCGGTAGTGCGCGCTCAACAGCGCATAGCGCAGCGCTTCCGGCGGATGCCGGGCGATCAGGTCGTGCACGGTCTCGATGTTGCCCAGCGACTTGCTCATCTTCGCGCCGCTGAAGTTGAGCATGCCGTTGTGCAGCCAGAACCGGGCGAAGGTGGCGCCGCCGTGGGCGCACTCGCTCTGCGCGATCTCGTTCTCGTGGTGCGGGAACTGCAGGTCCACGCCGCCGGCATGGATGTCGATGGTCGGCCCCAGGTGCGCGGCGGCCATCGCCGAGCATTCGATGTGCCAGCCGGGGCGGCCGCGGCCCCACGGCGAATCCCAGCCCGGCAGGTCGTCGCTGGACGGCTTCCACAGCACGAAGTCGCCCGGGTCGCGCTTGTACGGGGCCACTTCGACGCGGGCGCCGGCCAGCATCTCTTCCGGGTCGCGCCGCGACAGCTTGCCGTAGCCGGCGAAGCTGGCCACCGCGAACAGCA
Proteins encoded:
- a CDS encoding SufE family protein, whose amino-acid sequence is MTDTDFPLEPTPADAQAAIAEEFGFFGDWSERYQYLIDLGRKLPAFPEEWKTEQHRLHGCQSMVWIVPEGDAQRLVFHAISDSAIVSGLIYLALRVYSGRSAAQILATAPDFVAAIGLGKHLSPTRSNGLAAILAFIQDSARAQA
- the cysS gene encoding cysteine--tRNA ligase, with product MSLRLHNNLTRRVDAFEPLDPVAGPTLYVCGPTVYNYAHIGNARGPVVFDVLAALLRRRYGALRYARNITDVDDKINAAAQAQGVPIATITDRFAAIYRQDMAALGVAPPDLEPEATAHIPQIVAMIERLIGNGHAYAAEGHVLFAVASFAGYGKLSRRDPEEMLAGARVEVAPYKRDPGDFVLWKPSSDDLPGWDSPWGRGRPGWHIECSAMAAAHLGPTIDIHAGGVDLQFPHHENEIAQSECAHGGATFARFWLHNGMLNFSGAKMSKSLGNIETVHDLIARHPPEALRYALLSAHYRQPLDWSDALIEQCKNTLDRLYGTLRALDAVQATASIPQAIEAALEDDLNTPQALAEVARIATVARQLLAPAGGPETTRDAQLQAQLQQAKSDLLGAGLALGLLQQTPEAWFNRGVGDGDDARIQALIDERTVAKKNRDFARADAIRQELAEEGVVLEDTAQGVRWKRG